From a single Lewinella sp. LCG006 genomic region:
- a CDS encoding MarR family winged helix-turn-helix transcriptional regulator — protein sequence MDRTLKLIRQNYLQAFRDQQADITTEQWVLLDRLAEGDGISQTDLANDSFKNAPTVSRIITLLAKKKLIRKKQSSEDRRQYLIYLTKEGRQLHENVLPSVLALRTQGWQHLSEKDYKDFVRIMDQIGENFS from the coding sequence ATGGATCGAACCCTCAAGTTGATCCGTCAAAACTATCTGCAAGCTTTTCGAGATCAACAGGCTGATATCACTACAGAACAGTGGGTCTTGTTGGATCGCTTGGCCGAAGGTGATGGGATATCCCAAACCGATTTAGCCAATGACAGTTTTAAAAATGCACCTACGGTTTCGCGAATCATCACCTTACTCGCCAAGAAGAAACTGATACGCAAGAAACAATCCTCCGAGGATCGTCGCCAGTATTTAATCTACCTTACTAAAGAAGGAAGGCAGCTTCATGAAAACGTTTTGCCTTCCGTTTTGGCATTACGCACCCAAGGCTGGCAACATTTGTCAGAAAAAGACTACAAAGACTTCGTCCGAATCATGGATCAAATAGGGGAGAACTTTAGTTAA
- a CDS encoding arylesterase: MAKRSILIASLFASLLLLSNCGQSESQVAAGEKELTEEVSSAQDNDTPQQKNRPRIVFFGNSLTAGYGLDEQFSFPSIIQRRLDAMGYHYEVINAGLSGETTAGGRNRIDWVMEQSMDIFVLELGGNDVLRGFDLEVTRENLAAILDAVRNKYPDVKLVLAGMEAPPNMGNDYTQEFRKIYRDLAREKDITLIPFLLADVGGIERLNLPDRIHPNKEGQEIVASNVLKVLEPLLVKNPS, encoded by the coding sequence ATGGCCAAACGAAGCATTCTAATAGCGTCTCTTTTTGCAAGCTTGCTACTCCTCAGCAATTGTGGACAAAGTGAATCCCAAGTTGCCGCTGGCGAAAAAGAGCTCACAGAAGAGGTTTCTTCCGCTCAAGACAACGACACTCCTCAACAAAAAAACCGACCTAGAATTGTGTTTTTTGGCAATAGCCTTACTGCTGGTTATGGCTTGGACGAACAATTTTCTTTTCCGTCAATTATACAACGCAGGCTGGATGCTATGGGCTATCATTACGAAGTCATCAACGCTGGACTAAGTGGAGAAACCACTGCTGGTGGCCGCAATCGGATTGATTGGGTCATGGAACAGTCTATGGATATTTTTGTTTTGGAACTTGGAGGTAACGATGTATTAAGAGGTTTTGATCTGGAGGTTACCAGAGAAAACCTGGCCGCCATTCTCGACGCGGTCCGTAACAAGTATCCTGATGTAAAATTGGTTTTGGCAGGTATGGAAGCTCCCCCAAATATGGGAAATGATTATACCCAAGAATTCCGAAAGATTTACCGGGACTTGGCTCGTGAGAAAGACATTACACTCATCCCATTCCTGTTGGCCGATGTAGGTGGTATTGAGCGTTTAAATCTTCCCGATCGTATTCACCCCAACAAAGAAGGCCAAGAGATCGTAGCCAGTAATGTGCTAAAAGTCCTCGAACCATTACTAGTGAAAAATCCTTCGTAG
- a CDS encoding ABC transporter ATP-binding protein, giving the protein MSTILAVEQLSQTYRSGDRSLTVLQDVSFSIAAGESLAIVGPSGSGKTTLLGLCAGLDRAGEGKVILCDALLNTLDEDARAAVRNQYVGFIFQNFQLIPTLTALENVMIPAELNGKKNAQQKAKALLSKVGLGDRMDHYPTQLSGGEQQRVALARAFCNEPKILFADEPTGNLDGSTGQMVEELLFELNKEMGTTLVIVTHDPELAAKTQRIIQLKGGQVVADTSTTQNA; this is encoded by the coding sequence ATGTCTACAATTCTTGCTGTCGAGCAATTGAGCCAGACCTACCGGTCTGGTGACCGATCCTTAACTGTTTTACAAGATGTTTCTTTTTCCATAGCCGCTGGCGAGAGCCTTGCCATAGTAGGTCCCTCTGGTAGTGGCAAGACCACCTTATTGGGGCTTTGTGCCGGCCTGGACCGGGCAGGCGAGGGTAAAGTTATTCTTTGTGATGCACTACTCAATACCCTCGACGAAGATGCCCGCGCTGCCGTACGCAACCAATATGTAGGTTTTATTTTCCAAAATTTTCAACTTATTCCTACCCTTACCGCTCTAGAGAATGTAATGATTCCAGCAGAGTTGAACGGTAAAAAGAATGCACAACAAAAAGCCAAAGCCTTGTTAAGCAAAGTGGGATTGGGTGATCGCATGGATCATTATCCTACCCAGCTGTCTGGAGGAGAGCAACAGCGGGTAGCACTTGCTCGAGCTTTCTGCAATGAACCTAAAATTTTGTTTGCTGACGAACCTACCGGCAATCTTGATGGTAGTACGGGACAAATGGTCGAAGAGCTTTTGTTTGAGCTCAATAAAGAAATGGGCACGACCTTGGTTATTGTTACCCATGATCCGGAACTTGCCGCTAAAACCCAGCGAATCATCCAACTCAAAGGTGGCCAAGTGGTTGCTGATACGTCCACTACCCAAAACGCCTAA